One segment of Leptospiraceae bacterium DNA contains the following:
- a CDS encoding LysM peptidoglycan-binding domain-containing protein: MKFLLIFLLFLTGLVAEDFFYYKVTNGDTLSKISKEHLSDPRKWRELLKYNKISSPNLIKPGLSLKIPDSLSKVKKIETPIYAPIAKVISKTGTLKLKKNGNEDWNDITVNKDLVVNDVLRTSENSSAEIDFFEEPRTIIFLQEQSIMKIKFEEVKGIELKLGEVFIKTDKAQKEKTHFKFQTSSSTGTVKGTEYQISSDDKISRYGCYSGMIEVSAENETVKVPAGYGTIVVKGQPPMKPFKILEKVKIKPIKKEGTEK, from the coding sequence ATGAAATTTTTACTTATATTTCTTTTATTTTTAACAGGTTTAGTTGCTGAAGATTTTTTTTATTACAAAGTAACTAATGGAGACACATTATCAAAAATTTCTAAAGAACACCTAAGCGATCCTCGAAAATGGCGCGAGTTATTAAAATATAATAAAATTAGCAGTCCAAATTTAATTAAACCAGGTTTGTCTTTAAAAATCCCTGATTCTCTTTCAAAAGTAAAGAAAATAGAAACGCCAATTTATGCTCCAATTGCAAAAGTAATTTCAAAAACTGGAACTCTGAAATTAAAAAAAAATGGAAATGAAGACTGGAATGATATAACTGTAAATAAAGATCTTGTCGTAAATGATGTTCTTCGCACTTCCGAAAATTCTTCGGCAGAAATTGATTTTTTCGAAGAGCCTAGAACAATTATATTTTTACAAGAGCAGTCGATAATGAAAATTAAATTTGAAGAAGTAAAAGGAATTGAATTAAAATTAGGGGAAGTTTTTATTAAAACGGATAAGGCACAAAAAGAGAAAACGCATTTTAAATTCCAAACTAGTTCATCTACTGGAACAGTGAAAGGTACTGAATACCAAATATCTTCAGACGATAAAATATCAAGATATGGATGTTATTCTGGAATGATCGAAGTAAGTGCTGAAAACGAAACAGTAAAAGTTCCTGCTGGTTATGGGACTATCGTAGTAAAAGGACAGCCACCCATGAAACCATTTAAAATATTAGAAAAGGTAAAAATTAAACCCATTAAAAAAGAAGGCACTGAAAAATGA
- a CDS encoding glycosyltransferase family 9 protein, whose product MNLLVMRFSAMGDVALLAPALFAISANYPNVQITLVTRGNFTPFFYNMPNVNVIGVNLKKYRGISGIWKFYKELEKLGPYDKIIDLHSSLRSRIFSLIYTLRRIPTFTINKGRKEKKEQIRQKNKILHNLPHTVERYLKVFERAGFPAVTRRGPWINVDPDSKIYAQEYFKKIGLKKKETLWVGLAPFAGHKLKEWPMYKSINLVKLIQTEFKACIFLFGSTEERKKLKVIQGDTENCFIVSGDKMGIRGELGIMEKLDLLVGMDSSNIHLMALLKKPVIGIFGTTHPYSGFAPYGQEDSGVLQIENLPCRPCSIYGNTTCYRKDFACMEMIDPTDVIKRIRVILNINTLW is encoded by the coding sequence ATGAATTTACTTGTTATGCGATTTTCGGCAATGGGGGATGTTGCACTTTTGGCACCGGCACTCTTTGCGATTTCTGCTAATTATCCGAATGTGCAGATAACATTAGTTACACGCGGTAATTTTACACCTTTCTTTTATAATATGCCTAATGTGAACGTAATCGGCGTTAACCTTAAAAAATACCGTGGTATCTCTGGAATTTGGAAGTTTTACAAGGAACTAGAAAAATTAGGTCCATATGATAAAATAATCGATCTTCATTCAAGCCTTCGAAGTCGAATTTTTTCATTAATATATACTCTTCGTCGCATTCCGACTTTTACAATTAACAAAGGTAGAAAGGAAAAAAAAGAACAGATTCGACAGAAAAATAAAATTCTCCATAATCTTCCTCACACTGTAGAACGTTATTTAAAAGTATTTGAGCGGGCGGGTTTTCCGGCTGTAACAAGGCGTGGTCCATGGATAAACGTTGATCCAGATTCAAAAATTTATGCACAAGAATATTTTAAAAAAATTGGATTGAAAAAGAAAGAAACTCTTTGGGTGGGATTAGCTCCATTTGCTGGTCATAAATTAAAAGAGTGGCCTATGTATAAATCAATTAATTTAGTAAAATTGATTCAGACTGAGTTTAAGGCGTGTATATTCCTGTTTGGATCCACGGAAGAAAGGAAAAAACTAAAAGTAATCCAAGGTGATACAGAAAATTGTTTCATTGTATCAGGTGATAAAATGGGAATTCGAGGTGAACTCGGGATTATGGAAAAATTAGATTTACTAGTTGGAATGGATTCTTCCAACATTCACTTAATGGCATTGTTGAAAAAGCCAGTCATAGGGATCTTTGGAACTACGCATCCTTATTCTGGATTTGCCCCTTATGGACAAGAAGACTCAGGCGTTTTACAAATTGAAAATCTTCCTTGTAGACCGTGTAGTATATATGGGAATACAACTTGCTACAGGAAGGATTTTGCCTGTATGGAAATGATTGATCCAACGGATGTGATTAAGCGCATCCGTGTTATTTTGAATATCAATACACTTTGGTAA
- the coxB gene encoding cytochrome c oxidase subunit II, with the protein MPVEGTDLAGRVDDLYIFLLISSLISFIILIGGMTAFIIKYKRKSANDKTAYITHNNLLEFLWSFIPFVIMMVIFYWGVVLYEDYRTVPENAEEIHVTGRQWVWRFAYKNGYSFNTKPVNDAMINVPLGRPVKLVMTSGDVLHSFYIPGFRNKQDVVPGRYTYLWFKPTKVGQFQVFCTEYCGLDHSNMPATINVMPAAEYDAWYKGFVPEANSGSLADQGKAVFGERGCGACHHVNKEDRLVGPGLLNLAGKKREFTDGTSGIADDAYLRESILNASAKIVKDYPAAMPIFKGQIEEEDVSALVDYIKSLK; encoded by the coding sequence ATGCCTGTCGAGGGAACGGATTTAGCAGGGAGAGTGGATGATTTATACATCTTTCTTTTAATATCTAGTTTAATATCTTTTATAATTTTAATCGGTGGGATGACAGCTTTCATCATTAAGTATAAACGCAAAAGTGCGAATGATAAAACCGCATACATAACTCATAATAATCTTTTAGAATTCTTATGGAGTTTTATCCCTTTTGTTATCATGATGGTAATATTTTATTGGGGTGTCGTGTTGTATGAGGATTATAGAACTGTTCCTGAAAATGCGGAAGAAATTCACGTTACAGGAAGACAGTGGGTTTGGAGATTTGCGTATAAAAATGGATATTCATTTAACACTAAACCTGTGAACGATGCAATGATAAATGTACCTTTGGGGAGACCGGTAAAACTTGTAATGACATCTGGAGATGTTTTACATAGCTTTTATATTCCTGGGTTTAGAAACAAACAAGACGTTGTTCCTGGTAGGTATACCTATTTGTGGTTCAAACCTACAAAAGTTGGACAATTTCAAGTATTCTGTACTGAGTATTGTGGTCTCGACCATTCCAATATGCCAGCAACGATCAATGTAATGCCAGCAGCTGAATATGATGCTTGGTATAAGGGTTTTGTTCCGGAAGCTAACAGCGGAAGCCTTGCTGACCAAGGTAAAGCAGTGTTTGGTGAACGAGGATGTGGTGCTTGTCATCATGTAAATAAAGAAGACAGATTAGTTGGACCAGGATTATTAAATCTTGCTGGCAAAAAAAGAGAATTTACAGATGGAACTTCGGGGATTGCAGATGACGCATATTTAAGAGAATCCATTCTGAATGCCTCAGCAAAAATTGTAAAGGATTACCCTGCTGCAATGCCTATATTTAAAGGGCAAATTGAAGAAGAGGATGTTTCCGCATTAGTTGATTATATCAAGAGTTTAAAGTAG
- a CDS encoding response regulator transcription factor, translated as MRVIIADDHELIRKAMAVIFQKVPNIKIVGEAGNGEELFSLLKETPCDLLCLDVYMPSFNFFSAIPIYKKLNKKMKILVLTSMDDHFSIKKIIKEDIDAIVSKSEPAQVINDALNAVEAGKRFFSYVIQDIINSEYVQSLSPNKLIDVLTPQEKKVMSFVARGFKNKEIARELSVQEFTIDFHKKNIKTKMNVSSNAEITKIAIENNLI; from the coding sequence ATGAGAGTGATAATCGCAGATGATCATGAATTAATTCGCAAAGCAATGGCGGTTATATTCCAGAAAGTGCCTAATATTAAAATTGTGGGTGAAGCCGGTAATGGTGAAGAACTTTTTAGCCTACTGAAGGAAACTCCATGTGACCTGCTTTGTTTGGATGTTTACATGCCTTCCTTTAATTTCTTCTCTGCCATTCCAATATACAAGAAGTTGAATAAGAAAATGAAGATTCTAGTTCTTACATCAATGGATGATCATTTCTCAATAAAGAAAATCATAAAAGAAGATATTGATGCGATAGTTTCCAAAAGTGAACCAGCTCAAGTAATTAATGATGCTCTAAATGCAGTCGAAGCCGGAAAAAGATTTTTCTCCTATGTAATTCAAGATATTATTAACAGTGAATATGTCCAATCCTTAAGCCCAAACAAATTAATTGATGTATTGACTCCCCAAGAAAAGAAAGTAATGTCTTTTGTTGCAAGAGGATTTAAAAATAAAGAAATTGCTAGAGAATTAAGTGTACAAGAGTTTACAATTGATTTTCACAAAAAGAATATCAAAACAAAAATGAACGTTAGTTCCAATGCAGAAATTACAAAAATCGCTATTGAGAATAATTTAATTTAA
- a CDS encoding response regulator, whose amino-acid sequence MKIRLPVFIQLSLLIIIFSVSSTVVSLSLFKNFTKEVIEDEIFSKYLRDSENITHNLEPILKQYEDKISFCLVNEANCDNSFIELIKLNDAIIQKKLIRISSTNYYLSEDSGISFLFLSQDNKEFLVSLLPLQNELLDISVIRDDYILGINKDGYVILNISSPFPNNTKLELDKDTLSKLQADITSGNFYLKNGSDFISMNLFHTLPYLNLKLVIGNENKFVFYELNKIEKFAWKIFFFIIPVILFLSFIVSQIQKKRFTKISSALKDLTNENFSVRIEEGKIKQLDEIDDLISAFNFMATELEKFHKMNIDKILDMNSKLLNANLELEEAKKNADSANKAKTHFLATMSHDIRTPLNAIIGFTQLIQQGEDYSQLPAVIQNQIQNIYLGGRNLSELINNILDLSKIEAGKMEINEEDVNIKILLQGIYSINNSLAENKNINFQYKIDSTLPDYFLIDRTKLNQVIMNLCSNAIKFTPANGSVYIEAVKVDEMIEFKLKDEGIGIPKEKQARIFEAFEQSDKTISTNFGGTGLGLSIVKKMTEILGGSISLESEINQGSCFSVKFPLKKSTKQSSNEKIVFKKFENPYKVLVVDDNQMNYEILRFHLKKIGLESFYANNGESGLDLAQKILPDIILLDIHMPGISGVEVRKKLSQMEKTASIPTIVMSADVFSEAKNSTLEISFSDFISKPIDFNELNSLLEKNLRKNTIS is encoded by the coding sequence GTGAAAATAAGGCTTCCAGTTTTTATTCAGTTATCATTACTGATAATAATATTCTCGGTTAGCTCGACTGTTGTATCACTTTCCTTATTTAAAAATTTCACAAAGGAAGTAATTGAAGATGAAATTTTTAGTAAATATTTAAGAGATTCGGAAAATATTACACACAATTTAGAACCAATTCTAAAACAGTATGAAGATAAAATTAGCTTTTGTTTAGTAAATGAGGCTAATTGCGATAATTCTTTTATTGAATTAATTAAACTAAATGATGCGATCATTCAAAAAAAACTTATCAGAATTTCTTCCACTAACTACTATTTGTCAGAAGATTCTGGCATAAGTTTTCTTTTTCTGTCACAGGATAATAAAGAATTCTTAGTTTCTCTATTACCATTACAAAATGAATTACTGGATATTTCTGTAATTCGAGATGATTATATTCTTGGAATTAATAAAGATGGGTATGTCATATTAAATATAAGCAGTCCTTTTCCAAATAATACAAAACTAGAATTAGATAAAGATACATTAAGTAAATTACAAGCTGATATAACAAGTGGAAATTTTTACTTAAAAAATGGTTCTGATTTTATAAGTATGAACTTATTTCATACTCTACCCTATTTAAATTTAAAACTAGTTATTGGAAATGAAAACAAATTTGTATTTTATGAATTAAATAAAATTGAAAAATTTGCCTGGAAGATTTTCTTTTTCATTATTCCTGTAATTCTATTTCTTTCATTCATAGTTTCCCAAATTCAAAAGAAAAGATTTACAAAAATTTCTAGTGCATTAAAAGATTTAACTAACGAGAATTTCAGCGTCAGGATTGAAGAAGGAAAAATAAAACAACTAGATGAAATAGACGATTTAATTTCCGCATTTAACTTTATGGCTACAGAATTAGAGAAATTTCATAAAATGAATATTGATAAAATTCTAGATATGAATTCAAAACTACTAAATGCAAATCTTGAATTGGAAGAAGCTAAAAAAAATGCGGATTCCGCGAATAAAGCTAAGACACATTTTTTGGCAACTATGAGCCATGACATCCGGACTCCATTGAATGCAATAATTGGATTCACACAACTGATTCAACAAGGTGAGGATTATTCCCAGTTGCCGGCAGTAATTCAAAATCAAATTCAAAATATTTATTTAGGTGGGAGAAATTTATCAGAATTAATCAATAATATTCTAGATTTATCAAAAATAGAAGCCGGAAAAATGGAAATCAATGAAGAGGATGTAAATATAAAAATTCTACTCCAAGGAATTTATAGCATAAATAATTCTTTGGCTGAAAACAAAAATATCAATTTTCAGTATAAAATTGATTCCACTCTACCAGATTATTTTTTAATCGATCGAACGAAACTAAACCAGGTAATAATGAATCTTTGTAGTAATGCAATAAAATTTACGCCTGCTAACGGAAGTGTGTATATCGAGGCAGTAAAAGTCGATGAAATGATTGAATTTAAATTAAAGGATGAAGGCATTGGAATACCTAAAGAAAAACAGGCAAGAATATTTGAAGCATTTGAACAATCCGATAAAACGATTTCGACTAACTTCGGCGGTACAGGACTAGGATTAAGTATCGTGAAAAAAATGACAGAAATACTTGGAGGCTCCATTTCCCTAGAGAGTGAAATCAATCAAGGTAGTTGTTTTAGCGTGAAATTCCCTTTGAAAAAATCGACTAAACAAAGTTCAAATGAAAAAATTGTTTTTAAAAAGTTTGAGAATCCCTACAAAGTATTGGTAGTGGATGATAACCAAATGAACTATGAAATTCTTCGTTTTCATCTCAAAAAAATAGGGTTAGAAAGTTTCTATGCAAATAATGGGGAGAGTGGTTTAGATTTAGCTCAAAAAATTCTGCCAGATATCATTCTATTAGATATTCATATGCCAGGGATTAGCGGGGTGGAAGTGAGAAAAAAACTTTCCCAAATGGAAAAAACTGCCTCTATTCCGACGATTGTAATGTCTGCAGATGTATTTAGTGAAGCAAAAAATAGTACTTTAGAAATTTCATTTTCTGATTTTATTTCTAAACCAATCGATTTCAATGAATTGAACTCCTTACTTGAAAAAAATCTTAGGAAAAATACAATTTCTTAG
- the lepB gene encoding signal peptidase I — protein sequence MKSYRPRAQNTDPVEFFKRIFIRIFLSLFIAILIAFAIKMFLFFPYTVTNDFMEPSFKKGKRYYISHLFSKDKLLIGDVVLVKVDSESSVLLARIVGRKGDRVSIKNKKLFRNGTQISEKNNLQFTDKRSPFTGSFSRRDNLEEVLIKEKTYFLLADNRDDGIDSRELGLISQDSILGKVLF from the coding sequence ATGAAAAGTTATAGACCCAGAGCACAAAATACAGATCCAGTAGAGTTTTTTAAAAGAATTTTTATTCGTATTTTTCTTTCCTTATTTATTGCAATCCTAATTGCATTTGCGATAAAGATGTTTCTATTTTTCCCTTACACAGTCACAAATGATTTTATGGAACCTTCTTTTAAGAAGGGGAAACGTTATTATATTAGTCATTTATTTTCAAAAGATAAACTTTTAATCGGAGATGTTGTTTTAGTGAAGGTTGACTCGGAGTCCTCAGTCTTACTTGCGAGAATTGTAGGTAGGAAAGGAGATCGAGTATCTATAAAAAATAAAAAACTTTTTCGAAATGGAACCCAAATTTCAGAGAAAAATAATCTACAATTTACTGATAAACGTTCTCCTTTTACAGGTTCCTTTTCTCGGAGAGACAATTTGGAAGAAGTTTTGATTAAAGAAAAAACCTACTTTTTACTAGCAGATAATCGAGATGATGGGATTGATTCCCGGGAGTTGGGGTTAATTAGCCAAGATTCAATTCTTGGAAAAGTTCTATTTTAG
- a CDS encoding DUF4254 domain-containing protein — translation MNFIPEDVIDVFQKSIQDWHKNLAPAANPYEKDSMNFILYSKNHIDTIQWHVEDEIRRADIPDSDIAKFKREIDALNQKRTDLVEVLDDYFLNLYKSIPKKPEAKMNSETPAWLIDRMSILELKIYHMKEQTERTDTNESHINQCKSKLEILLEQRKDMSNCLSELLMDLNDGSKFMKVYRQMKMYNDKNLNPSLYGNEKK, via the coding sequence ATGAATTTTATACCGGAAGACGTAATTGATGTATTTCAGAAATCTATTCAAGATTGGCATAAGAATCTTGCACCAGCAGCAAATCCGTATGAAAAAGATTCCATGAATTTTATTCTATATTCAAAAAATCATATTGATACCATTCAATGGCATGTGGAAGACGAAATTCGTCGAGCGGATATTCCTGATTCTGATATTGCAAAATTCAAACGTGAAATTGATGCTTTAAATCAAAAACGCACAGACTTGGTAGAAGTATTAGATGATTATTTTTTAAACCTTTATAAATCTATCCCTAAAAAGCCAGAAGCGAAAATGAATTCAGAGACGCCTGCTTGGCTCATAGATAGAATGAGTATTTTAGAATTAAAAATTTATCATATGAAAGAACAAACTGAAAGAACTGATACAAATGAATCTCATATTAATCAATGTAAATCAAAATTAGAAATTTTACTAGAACAACGTAAAGATATGTCCAATTGTTTATCCGAACTTCTAATGGATTTAAACGATGGTAGCAAATTTATGAAAGTTTATCGCCAGATGAAAATGTACAATGATAAAAATTTAAATCCATCACTCTACGGAAACGAAAAAAAATAA
- a CDS encoding glycosyltransferase codes for MRIMYFSDTFLPKVDGVALSIKNFSELLSDKGHEFLIACPKYGDGDFSRMNDRISVERFTCGYLPSYPDIKVVLPNPDKIKRLIKDFKPDIIHIHTPGLLGQYAISAAEKYGIPTIGTYHTLMAEQNTYVSFYRLLKLDKLFMKINRFDKELKLKDLVKVQKWDNFNIRKKIILKLCNNLYDRCDLIISPSNLLREQLLEYEIQKPITVVSNGMDLTRFKGNIRELPANPKLLHVGRISYEKNCDVIINAFKLILEKLPTATLTIIGEGPAISTLKHQVEKLNLIDKVLFTGFIDNSTLHDVYPKYDLFLTASTMETQGLVILESIACGLPAVGVKSFAIPELIKDDKNGYCAEPFNSIEIADRCVEILTDAAKYKQFSENSIKIASEHELNECVRKMEDVYERAMILHKDKEKKDHLLNLFM; via the coding sequence ATGAGAATAATGTATTTTTCCGATACCTTTTTACCAAAAGTGGATGGAGTCGCGCTCTCCATTAAGAACTTTTCAGAATTACTTTCTGACAAAGGACACGAGTTTTTAATTGCATGCCCTAAATACGGAGACGGGGATTTTTCAAGAATGAATGACAGAATTTCCGTCGAGCGGTTTACTTGTGGTTACCTTCCAAGTTATCCTGATATAAAAGTAGTCCTACCAAATCCTGACAAAATAAAAAGACTTATAAAAGATTTTAAACCTGATATCATTCACATTCATACTCCAGGATTACTAGGCCAGTATGCAATTAGTGCAGCAGAAAAATATGGTATCCCCACAATAGGAACTTACCATACACTTATGGCAGAACAAAATACCTATGTTTCATTTTATCGATTATTAAAACTTGATAAACTTTTTATGAAGATCAATAGATTTGATAAAGAACTGAAATTAAAAGATTTAGTAAAAGTACAAAAATGGGATAACTTCAATATACGCAAAAAAATAATTCTAAAACTTTGTAATAATTTATATGATCGATGCGATTTAATTATATCTCCTTCTAATTTATTACGTGAACAATTATTAGAATACGAAATTCAAAAACCTATTACAGTAGTGTCTAACGGAATGGATTTAACTAGATTCAAAGGGAATATTCGTGAGTTGCCTGCAAATCCAAAGCTTCTCCACGTTGGAAGAATCTCGTATGAAAAAAATTGCGATGTTATTATCAATGCATTTAAATTAATATTAGAAAAACTACCAACCGCTACACTTACAATTATTGGGGAAGGACCTGCTATATCTACATTAAAACACCAAGTCGAAAAATTAAACCTAATTGATAAAGTTCTATTTACCGGGTTTATTGATAATTCAACTTTACATGATGTGTATCCAAAATACGATTTATTCCTAACAGCATCAACAATGGAAACACAAGGTCTCGTTATTCTAGAATCCATTGCTTGCGGTTTACCAGCAGTAGGCGTAAAGTCTTTTGCAATTCCTGAGCTTATAAAAGACGACAAAAATGGATATTGCGCTGAACCATTTAATTCCATTGAAATAGCTGATAGATGTGTAGAAATATTAACAGATGCAGCGAAGTATAAACAATTTTCGGAGAACTCAATTAAAATTGCATCCGAACATGAATTAAATGAATGTGTAAGAAAAATGGAAGATGTTTACGAGAGAGCTATGATTTTACATAAAGACAAGGAAAAGAAAGATCATTTATTAAACTTATTTATGTAA
- a CDS encoding SCO family protein yields the protein MYFKFIKISFLVTLFTSMYPLSILSYDPSYTNRNNELPNEIADMKVIEKNGNTINLDLKFKNERGDIITLRDYFTQSDRPVFLTIIYYRCPTLCNFHLNGIAKVFKSLDWSVGKEFEFVALSMDPSETPELASKKREAYVMDYIKDDTNRTGDGWHFLTGEEAQIKELADSVGFKYRWNAPIKQWIHPAVAYIITPDGKISRYLHGIEFGSRELKLSLMDAANGKIGSFIDKFALFCFQFDPNKNKYTLYAYNLMRIGGAITVIILAVFLFMFWRLQMKNTTTKGEV from the coding sequence ATGTATTTTAAATTTATTAAAATCAGTTTTTTAGTAACTCTTTTTACCTCCATGTACCCTTTATCTATTTTGTCATACGATCCTTCGTATACGAATAGGAATAATGAGCTCCCAAACGAAATCGCAGACATGAAGGTTATTGAGAAGAATGGAAATACAATCAATTTAGATTTAAAATTTAAAAATGAACGTGGGGATATTATCACATTGAGAGATTATTTTACTCAATCTGATAGACCTGTTTTTCTTACAATTATTTACTATCGATGTCCAACATTGTGTAATTTCCATTTAAATGGTATCGCCAAAGTCTTTAAATCATTGGATTGGTCAGTAGGTAAAGAATTTGAATTTGTTGCATTGAGTATGGATCCAAGCGAAACACCTGAACTAGCTTCCAAGAAAAGGGAAGCCTACGTTATGGATTATATTAAAGATGACACTAATCGAACAGGCGATGGATGGCATTTTTTAACCGGTGAAGAAGCTCAAATAAAAGAGCTAGCAGATTCGGTAGGATTTAAATACCGTTGGAATGCACCTATTAAACAATGGATTCATCCAGCCGTAGCATATATTATTACACCAGACGGCAAGATTTCCCGATATTTGCATGGAATAGAGTTTGGTAGTCGAGAATTAAAACTTTCGTTAATGGATGCCGCAAATGGAAAAATCGGAAGTTTTATTGATAAATTCGCATTATTTTGTTTTCAATTTGACCCAAATAAAAACAAATACACTTTATATGCGTACAATTTAATGCGAATAGGCGGAGCTATTACCGTTATTATATTAGCAGTTTTCTTATTTATGTTTTGGAGATTACAAATGAAAAATACAACTACTAAGGGAGAAGTCTAA
- the ctaD gene encoding cytochrome c oxidase subunit I, giving the protein MAHASTESHTSHDYLNHQKGLWSWLTTIDHKRIGIMYLIVILFFFLIGGIFALLVRLELFTAGRTIVDAATYNRLMTFHGAIMVFMVIVPGIPSIFGNFLIPIMLGAKDVAFPRLNLFSWYVFMTGAIIAFASLFFGGADTGWTFYTPYSIRQPTGVIFVVLGAFTMGMASILTGLNFIVTVHKLRAPGQTMTRIPLFVWATYATAIIQVLATPVLGITLLLLIAEKTLGVGIFDPSLGGDPVLFQHFFWFYSHPAVYIMVLPAMGIISELIATYSKKTIFGYTAIAYSSLAIGAVSFIVWGHHMFVSGQSEFAGIMFSVITMLVGVPTAIKLFNWIATMYMGSIKLDAPMLFAIGFMFLFTIGGLTGVWLATLGMDVHFHDTYFVVAHFHYVMVGGTLMAFMGGIFYWFPKMFGKLCSDTLARYSWVFIFTGFNVTFFPQFILGALGMPRRYYDYLPQYEPLNQISTVGSWLIAIGFIIALVAIIHGLLKGEKASSNPWGGTTLEWLATSPPHHENFEKTPVVSVGPYEYR; this is encoded by the coding sequence ATGGCGCACGCAAGTACAGAATCACATACAAGTCATGATTATTTGAATCACCAAAAAGGTCTATGGTCGTGGTTAACGACAATCGATCATAAAAGAATTGGAATCATGTATTTGATTGTAATTTTATTTTTCTTTTTAATTGGGGGCATTTTTGCTCTTTTAGTTCGATTGGAATTGTTTACGGCTGGACGAACTATCGTTGATGCCGCTACCTATAATCGACTTATGACCTTTCATGGGGCGATAATGGTTTTTATGGTTATAGTTCCTGGAATTCCGTCTATATTTGGAAACTTCTTGATTCCAATTATGCTTGGAGCAAAAGACGTTGCCTTTCCTCGATTGAATTTATTTAGTTGGTATGTGTTTATGACAGGAGCGATCATTGCTTTTGCTTCCCTCTTTTTTGGCGGAGCAGATACTGGTTGGACATTCTATACTCCATATAGTATTAGGCAGCCGACAGGAGTAATTTTTGTAGTTCTTGGTGCATTTACTATGGGAATGGCTTCTATTTTGACTGGTTTGAACTTCATTGTTACTGTTCATAAACTGCGAGCTCCTGGTCAGACAATGACTCGAATTCCCCTGTTTGTTTGGGCAACGTATGCGACTGCTATTATTCAGGTTTTAGCAACTCCCGTACTTGGAATTACTTTGTTACTTTTGATTGCAGAAAAAACACTTGGTGTTGGTATTTTCGATCCAAGTTTAGGTGGGGATCCTGTATTATTTCAGCATTTTTTCTGGTTTTATTCTCATCCTGCTGTATACATTATGGTTCTTCCTGCAATGGGGATTATCAGTGAGCTAATTGCTACATATTCAAAGAAAACTATTTTTGGATACACAGCGATTGCTTATTCAAGTTTAGCTATTGGTGCAGTCAGTTTTATTGTTTGGGGGCACCATATGTTTGTAAGTGGTCAATCTGAATTTGCTGGCATTATGTTTTCTGTAATTACAATGTTAGTTGGAGTTCCAACAGCAATTAAACTATTTAACTGGATAGCGACTATGTATATGGGATCTATTAAGTTAGACGCTCCTATGCTATTTGCAATTGGATTTATGTTTTTATTTACCATCGGCGGGTTAACAGGCGTTTGGCTTGCTACTCTTGGTATGGATGTTCATTTTCATGATACGTATTTTGTAGTTGCCCATTTCCATTATGTTATGGTGGGTGGAACGTTAATGGCATTCATGGGTGGGATATTTTATTGGTTTCCAAAAATGTTTGGAAAACTTTGTAGCGATACCTTAGCTCGCTATTCTTGGGTATTTATTTTTACTGGATTCAATGTTACTTTCTTTCCACAATTTATTTTGGGAGCATTGGGTATGCCTAGAAGATATTATGATTACTTACCCCAGTATGAACCTTTAAATCAAATCTCCACAGTTGGATCATGGTTGATTGCAATTGGTTTTATAATTGCACTAGTAGCTATTATTCACGGTCTTCTTAAGGGAGAAAAAGCATCCAGCAATCCGTGGGGTGGAACTACTTTAGAGTGGTTAGCTACATCTCCTCCTCATCATGAAAATTTTGAAAAAACTCCAGTTGTAAGTGTAGGTCCGTATGAGTACCGTTAA